Proteins encoded within one genomic window of Prauserella marina:
- a CDS encoding acetate/propionate family kinase has translation MYVLVVNAGSSSLKVRLLGPSDEVVGKLDLDSWQGAHETEELANFVAGLERVDAVGHRIVHGGTEFTAPAVIDERVRQAIAGLTELAPLHQPRGLAGIDAVADVLPGKPAVACFDTAFHASLPDAAATYALPKTWNERWSLRRYGFHGLSHDYASRRAAELLGRQVTDLRLVTCHLGAGASLAAVGEGRSLDTTMGFTPLAGLVMATRTGSVDPGLVLWLQEHAGLGADEVGEVLEHESGLAGLSGGSGDMREVIEAADAGNPAATLAFDVYIHRLRREIAAMTAALDGIDALVFTGGVGEHSPRVRAAALAGLGYLGAVIDEGRNEQATADADITAAGATVSTLVITAREDLEIAQHTRKALTG, from the coding sequence ATGTACGTGCTGGTGGTCAACGCGGGTTCGTCCAGTCTCAAGGTGCGGTTGCTCGGCCCTTCCGACGAGGTGGTCGGCAAACTCGACCTCGACTCGTGGCAAGGAGCGCACGAGACCGAGGAGCTTGCGAACTTCGTCGCGGGACTGGAGCGAGTCGACGCCGTCGGCCACCGGATCGTGCACGGCGGTACCGAATTCACCGCACCTGCCGTCATCGACGAGCGGGTGAGGCAGGCCATCGCCGGCCTCACCGAACTGGCTCCCCTGCACCAGCCGCGAGGGCTCGCCGGTATCGACGCCGTCGCAGACGTGCTCCCCGGCAAACCGGCCGTCGCCTGTTTCGACACCGCGTTCCACGCGAGCCTTCCGGACGCGGCAGCCACCTACGCTCTGCCGAAGACGTGGAACGAGCGATGGTCGCTGCGCAGGTACGGCTTCCACGGGCTTTCCCACGACTACGCGAGCCGGAGGGCTGCCGAACTGCTCGGAAGACAGGTCACCGACCTGCGGTTGGTGACCTGTCACCTCGGGGCTGGCGCGTCGCTGGCCGCCGTCGGCGAGGGGCGGTCGCTCGACACCACGATGGGTTTCACCCCGTTGGCTGGCCTGGTCATGGCAACCCGGACCGGCAGTGTCGATCCCGGTCTCGTGTTGTGGTTGCAGGAACACGCGGGGCTAGGAGCCGACGAGGTCGGCGAGGTGCTTGAGCACGAATCCGGGCTCGCCGGGCTGTCGGGAGGTTCCGGCGACATGCGCGAGGTGATCGAGGCCGCCGACGCGGGAAATCCTGCTGCCACACTGGCTTTCGACGTGTACATCCACCGGTTGCGCAGGGAGATCGCGGCGATGACGGCAGCGCTGGACGGCATCGACGCGCTCGTGTTCACCGGCGGCGTCGGCGAACACAGCCCGAGAGTCAGGGCGGCCGCGCTGGCCGGACTCGGCTACCTGGGAGCCGTCATCGACGAGGGGCGCAACGAGCAAGCAACGGCGGATGCCGACATCACCGCGGCAGGGGCCACCGTCAGCACGCTCGTCATCACGGCAAGGGAAGACCTGGAAATCGCACAGCACACCAGGAAGGCACTCACCGGTTAG
- a CDS encoding phosphoketolase family protein, which produces MTAHAVTTLDTNELREIDAYWRAANYLSVGQIYLLDNPLLAEPLRREHIKPRLLGHWGTTPGLNFLCAHLNRVIKRRDLDLMYVIGPGHGGPAMWANAWLEGTCGEAYPHIGQDVHGIKALFKQFSFPGGVPSHVSPDIPGSIHEGGELGYSLAHAYGAALDNPGLVVACVIGDGEAETGPLATSWHANKFANASRDGAVLPILHLNGYKIANPTLLARMPATELDQLLRGYGYLPYYVEGSEPQAMHQAMAVTLDAALDDISEIKKARVGNRPRWPMIVLRSPKGWTGPAEVDGVPVEGTWRAHQVPLSGVRDNPDHLAQLERWMRSYGPEQLFDVEGRPVDQVRAGAPTGTRRMGATPHANGGALLRPLDLPDFREHAVDVPKPGGSTSEPTRTLGKWLRDVTAANQSEGNFRLFGPDETASNRLDAVYEVTGKQWQEKVLDTDENLTHEGRVVEVLSEHLCQGLLEGYLLTGRHGLFSCYEAFVHIVDSMFNQHAKWLKAAHQLDWRRPIGSLNYLLTSHVWRQDHNGFSHQDPGFIDHAVNKKAEVIRVYLPPDTNTLLSVADHCLRSRDYVNIVVAGKNEQPDWLSMEEAILHNTRGAGIWEWASTDTDGEPDVVLACAGDAPTLEVLAATAMLREHLPELKVRVVNVVDLMRLQPDTEHPHGMTDREFDTLFTPDKPVIFAYHGYPWLIHRLTYRRTNHHNLHVRGYKEEGTTTTPFDMLVVNDMDRFKLCVDVLDRVPGLGPRNARLRQELVDKRTRHHSWIREYGEDMPEVRDWAWPY; this is translated from the coding sequence ATGACCGCGCACGCCGTCACCACACTGGACACCAACGAACTGCGGGAGATCGACGCCTACTGGAGGGCGGCGAACTACCTGTCCGTCGGGCAGATCTACTTGCTGGACAACCCGTTGCTCGCCGAACCGTTGCGCCGTGAGCACATCAAACCGCGACTGCTCGGCCACTGGGGAACCACTCCTGGCCTCAACTTTCTGTGCGCCCATCTCAACCGGGTCATCAAGCGCCGCGACCTCGACCTCATGTACGTCATCGGGCCCGGTCACGGCGGCCCCGCGATGTGGGCCAACGCGTGGTTGGAAGGCACGTGCGGCGAGGCGTACCCGCACATCGGCCAGGACGTTCACGGGATCAAGGCGCTGTTCAAGCAGTTCTCGTTTCCCGGCGGGGTGCCGAGTCACGTCTCCCCCGACATCCCCGGATCCATCCACGAAGGCGGCGAACTGGGCTACTCGCTTGCCCACGCCTACGGCGCCGCGCTCGACAATCCCGGTCTCGTCGTGGCGTGCGTGATCGGCGACGGCGAAGCGGAGACGGGCCCGCTCGCGACGAGCTGGCACGCCAACAAGTTCGCCAACGCGAGCAGGGACGGGGCGGTGCTGCCGATCCTGCACCTCAACGGATACAAGATCGCCAATCCGACCCTGCTCGCCAGGATGCCCGCCACCGAACTGGACCAGCTTCTGCGGGGGTACGGCTACCTGCCCTACTACGTCGAAGGCAGCGAACCGCAGGCCATGCACCAGGCGATGGCCGTGACGCTGGACGCGGCACTCGACGACATCTCCGAAATCAAGAAGGCGCGGGTCGGGAACCGGCCACGCTGGCCCATGATCGTGTTGCGCTCACCGAAAGGCTGGACCGGCCCTGCCGAGGTCGACGGTGTTCCGGTCGAAGGCACCTGGCGTGCGCACCAGGTGCCGCTTTCGGGCGTGCGGGACAACCCCGACCACCTCGCGCAGCTCGAACGGTGGATGCGCTCGTACGGGCCGGAGCAGTTGTTCGACGTCGAGGGAAGACCCGTCGATCAGGTCAGGGCCGGTGCGCCGACCGGAACCCGAAGGATGGGTGCCACCCCGCACGCCAACGGCGGCGCTCTGCTGCGGCCACTCGACCTTCCCGACTTCCGCGAGCACGCCGTCGACGTGCCGAAGCCAGGCGGTTCGACCTCCGAACCGACGAGGACGCTCGGAAAGTGGCTCCGCGACGTCACAGCGGCCAACCAGTCCGAAGGCAACTTCCGGTTGTTCGGCCCCGACGAGACCGCGTCCAACCGGCTCGACGCCGTATACGAGGTCACCGGAAAACAGTGGCAGGAAAAGGTTCTCGACACCGACGAGAACCTGACCCACGAGGGCAGGGTCGTCGAGGTGCTTTCCGAGCATCTGTGCCAGGGCCTGCTCGAAGGCTATCTGCTGACCGGAAGGCACGGCCTCTTCTCCTGCTACGAGGCGTTCGTGCACATCGTCGACTCGATGTTCAATCAGCACGCGAAATGGCTCAAGGCCGCGCATCAACTGGACTGGCGGCGGCCGATCGGCTCACTCAACTACCTGCTGACCTCGCACGTGTGGCGGCAGGATCACAACGGCTTCTCCCACCAGGACCCCGGGTTCATCGATCACGCGGTCAACAAGAAGGCCGAGGTGATCAGGGTGTACCTGCCGCCGGACACCAACACGTTGCTCTCCGTCGCCGATCACTGCCTTCGCAGCAGGGACTACGTCAACATCGTCGTCGCAGGCAAGAACGAACAGCCCGACTGGCTCAGCATGGAAGAGGCCATCCTGCACAACACGCGGGGCGCCGGCATCTGGGAATGGGCGAGCACCGACACCGACGGCGAACCCGACGTCGTGCTCGCGTGCGCGGGCGACGCGCCGACGCTGGAGGTGCTCGCGGCGACAGCCATGCTCAGGGAACACCTGCCGGAGCTGAAGGTCAGGGTGGTCAACGTCGTCGACCTGATGCGGCTGCAACCGGACACCGAACATCCGCACGGCATGACCGACAGGGAATTCGACACCCTCTTCACGCCGGACAAGCCGGTGATCTTCGCCTATCACGGGTATCCGTGGCTCATCCACCGGCTCACCTACCGGCGCACCAACCATCACAACCTGCACGTCCGCGGCTACAAGGAAGAAGGAACCACGACAACGCCATTCGACATGCTCGTCGTCAACGACATGGACCGGTTCAAGCTGTGCGTCGACGTGCTCGACCGGGTGCCGGGGCTCGGACCGCGCAATGCTCGCCTCCGGCAGGAGCTCGTCGACAAGAGGACGCGCCACCACTCGTGGATCAGGGAGTACGGCGAGGACATGCCCGAGGTCCGCGACTGGGCCTGGCCGTACTGA
- a CDS encoding alpha/beta hydrolase family protein, whose protein sequence is MLVAALCAVVLPASAAAEEDGNQIYLPEPDGPYQPGTSLVHLVDDNRVDDLAPDGGDRELMAQVWYPAMPSPWHQPAPYAQPQEAAAIEYFYGLPEGAVKDAATNSLLGAPALPGDRPVVFFYHGICASRTDTTALNERLASNGFVVVALASTHESDGVEFPDGRFVRTSDPDFCLAGGDPFSEKYDAVLNRLQETRVGDVGFVLDQLTEWQNTGRSPLPLGVARSLDLDRVGIMGHSFGGSTAAQSLADDPRLDAGVDLDGLIVGSVRKAGLDKPFLVIGSDYHDEVQDPSWADFLPALTGWHQWLRLVDAGHYRFVDIGGSAGKWGLAEMMPPEAWTANFGDIGDHRSQDIVLDYTTAFFQRFLAGKKSPILDGPSAEYPEIEFKTAGG, encoded by the coding sequence GTGCTGGTCGCCGCGCTGTGCGCCGTCGTGCTACCGGCATCCGCCGCGGCCGAAGAGGACGGGAACCAGATCTACCTGCCCGAACCCGATGGGCCGTACCAGCCTGGCACGAGCCTCGTGCACCTCGTCGACGACAACCGGGTCGACGACCTCGCGCCGGATGGCGGCGACCGGGAGCTGATGGCGCAGGTCTGGTACCCGGCCATGCCCTCGCCATGGCACCAGCCGGCGCCTTACGCGCAGCCGCAGGAAGCGGCGGCCATCGAGTACTTCTACGGGCTGCCCGAAGGCGCGGTCAAGGACGCTGCCACCAACAGCCTGCTCGGCGCCCCGGCACTGCCGGGTGACCGGCCGGTCGTCTTCTTCTACCACGGAATTTGCGCGTCCCGCACCGACACAACCGCGTTGAACGAGCGGCTTGCCAGCAACGGATTCGTCGTGGTCGCGCTGGCCAGCACCCATGAGTCCGACGGTGTCGAGTTCCCCGACGGCCGCTTCGTCCGCACCTCCGATCCGGACTTCTGCCTGGCAGGGGGCGATCCCTTCAGCGAGAAGTACGACGCGGTCCTCAACCGGCTCCAGGAGACCAGGGTCGGCGATGTCGGCTTCGTCCTCGACCAGCTCACCGAGTGGCAGAACACGGGTCGTTCTCCGTTGCCGCTCGGGGTGGCGCGTTCGCTCGACCTCGACCGCGTCGGAATCATGGGTCACTCCTTCGGGGGTTCAACAGCGGCGCAGTCACTCGCCGACGACCCGAGGCTCGACGCTGGTGTCGATCTCGACGGGCTCATCGTGGGTTCGGTGAGGAAAGCGGGACTGGACAAGCCGTTCCTCGTCATCGGCAGCGACTATCACGACGAGGTTCAGGATCCGAGCTGGGCCGACTTTCTGCCCGCGCTCACCGGCTGGCACCAGTGGTTGCGGCTTGTCGATGCAGGGCACTACCGGTTCGTCGACATCGGTGGCAGCGCGGGCAAATGGGGCCTCGCCGAGATGATGCCGCCAGAGGCATGGACGGCGAACTTCGGCGACATCGGTGATCACCGCTCGCAGGACATCGTTCTCGACTACACGACGGCATTTTTCCAGCGGTTCCTCGCGGGCAAGAAGAGCCCGATCCTCGACGGTCCTTCCGCCGAGTATCCCGAGATCGAGTTCAAGACGGCCGGAGGCTGA
- the fdhA gene encoding formaldehyde dehydrogenase, glutathione-independent gives MPGNQVVVYQGPGQVSVESIDYPKLELPNDVVQGLGLPRKAPHAAILKIVSTNICGSDQHMVRGRTTAPVGQTLGHEITGEVVEAGEDVLFVKQGDICSVPFNIACGRCRMCNEGKTGICLNVNPARPGAAYGYVDMGGWIGGQAEYVMVPYADFNLLPFPDRDQALEKILDLTMLSDIFPTGYHGAYTAGVTTGSTVYVAGAGPVGLAAAHAAQLLGASIVIVGDMIPERLEQARSFGCETVDLRESAELADMIKEITGEPVVDAAVDAVGFEARGHGRDAAEQPATVLNDIMTIARAGASLGIPGLYVTGDPGGVDDNAKVGQLGVRIGLGWAKSHSFTTGQCPVKQYNRLLMNMILSDKAQIAKAVNATVLPLGQAPNGYADFDHGAAKKFVLDPHGMVRA, from the coding sequence ATGCCGGGAAACCAAGTAGTCGTATACCAAGGTCCGGGACAGGTTTCCGTCGAGTCGATCGACTATCCCAAGCTCGAACTTCCCAACGATGTCGTGCAGGGGCTGGGATTGCCGCGCAAGGCGCCGCACGCCGCGATCCTGAAAATCGTGTCGACCAACATCTGTGGCAGCGATCAGCACATGGTGCGCGGTCGAACGACCGCCCCCGTCGGACAGACGCTGGGGCACGAGATCACCGGAGAGGTGGTTGAGGCAGGCGAGGATGTTCTGTTCGTCAAGCAGGGCGACATCTGTTCCGTGCCGTTCAACATCGCTTGTGGGCGGTGCCGGATGTGCAACGAGGGCAAGACCGGTATCTGCTTGAACGTCAATCCCGCCCGGCCCGGCGCGGCGTACGGGTACGTCGACATGGGCGGCTGGATCGGTGGCCAGGCCGAGTACGTGATGGTGCCCTACGCCGACTTCAACCTGTTGCCATTCCCTGACAGGGATCAGGCGCTGGAGAAGATTCTCGATCTGACGATGCTGTCGGACATTTTCCCAACCGGCTACCACGGTGCCTACACCGCGGGCGTCACCACGGGTTCGACCGTGTACGTCGCGGGTGCCGGTCCCGTCGGTCTGGCCGCGGCGCACGCCGCGCAGCTGCTCGGCGCGTCGATCGTCATCGTCGGTGACATGATTCCCGAACGGCTCGAACAGGCCCGCAGCTTCGGCTGCGAGACCGTCGATTTGCGAGAGTCGGCCGAATTGGCCGACATGATCAAGGAGATCACCGGTGAGCCGGTGGTCGACGCCGCCGTCGACGCGGTCGGGTTCGAGGCACGAGGGCACGGAAGGGACGCCGCCGAACAACCCGCGACGGTGCTCAACGACATCATGACCATCGCGAGAGCGGGCGCCTCACTCGGTATTCCGGGGCTTTACGTCACCGGTGATCCAGGCGGGGTCGACGACAACGCCAAGGTCGGCCAGCTCGGTGTGCGGATCGGGCTCGGTTGGGCCAAGTCGCATTCGTTCACGACCGGTCAGTGTCCGGTGAAGCAGTACAACCGGTTGCTGATGAACATGATTCTCAGTGACAAGGCGCAGATCGCGAAGGCGGTCAACGCCACCGTGCTTCCGCTCGGCCAGGCGCCGAACGGCTACGCGGACTTCGATCATGGCGCGGCGAAGAAGTTCGTGCTCGACCCGCACGGCATGGTCAGGGCTTAG
- a CDS encoding DUF309 domain-containing protein produces the protein MADRDRDDEGRARNARPRDGLGRPLPYGTPGVERQPEGIVRTADAALREAQTLLNEGKPFHAHEVFEDAWKSGPDTERELWRGLAQLAVGITHAARGNLTGAASLLRRGADNITPFADAPPHDIDIAGLATWAHTLADGLPGRHDPPEAATIAPTLRARQ, from the coding sequence GTGGCTGACCGAGATCGAGACGACGAGGGGCGCGCCCGCAACGCACGGCCACGAGACGGCCTCGGCCGCCCCCTCCCCTACGGCACACCAGGCGTCGAACGCCAACCGGAGGGCATCGTGCGCACCGCCGACGCCGCGCTCCGTGAAGCACAAACCCTGTTGAACGAGGGAAAGCCGTTCCACGCGCACGAGGTTTTCGAAGACGCCTGGAAATCAGGCCCCGACACGGAACGCGAACTGTGGCGCGGCCTTGCCCAGCTCGCGGTGGGTATCACCCACGCGGCCAGGGGCAACCTCACCGGGGCGGCGTCGCTATTGCGCAGGGGCGCCGACAACATCACGCCTTTCGCGGACGCGCCACCACACGACATCGACATCGCCGGACTGGCGACGTGGGCGCACACACTGGCGGACGGGCTGCCGGGGCGCCACGATCCGCCCGAGGCGGCAACCATCGCCCCCACCTTGCGCGCTCGACAGTGA